In Arsenicicoccus dermatophilus, a genomic segment contains:
- a CDS encoding ATP-binding cassette domain-containing protein, which produces MPPVVDVRSLCVDFGSVRALHDVSLRVDPGHRLGIIGGSGSGKTLTASAMLGLLPASASWSGEVLLQGRPTSGLHQAGWRRLRGATVALVAQDPRSALNPLVRVGDQVAEPLRATGVGRRDATRRALDLLEAVRLPDPARVARRRPGDLSGGQRQRVAIALALAADPTLLVADEPTSALDVSVQADVLPLLTELAGDRALVLITHDLAVAAQVCTDLVVLGSGRVLAAGPVDEVLARTDQPEVVELLAATHASALPQRCARCEVGPALVEVPA; this is translated from the coding sequence GTGCCACCCGTCGTGGACGTGCGGTCGCTGTGCGTCGACTTCGGGAGCGTCCGAGCGCTCCACGACGTCAGCCTGCGGGTCGACCCTGGCCACCGGCTCGGCATCATCGGCGGGTCCGGCTCGGGCAAGACGCTGACCGCGTCGGCGATGCTGGGCCTGCTCCCGGCGTCCGCGTCGTGGAGCGGCGAGGTGCTGCTCCAGGGGCGACCCACCAGCGGGCTGCACCAGGCGGGGTGGCGGCGGCTGCGCGGCGCGACCGTGGCGCTGGTCGCCCAGGACCCGCGATCCGCGCTCAACCCGCTGGTCCGGGTCGGCGACCAGGTGGCCGAGCCGCTGCGCGCCACCGGCGTCGGCCGCCGCGACGCGACGCGACGCGCCCTCGACCTGCTCGAGGCCGTCCGCCTGCCCGATCCGGCCCGGGTGGCCCGGCGCCGGCCGGGGGACCTGTCCGGCGGGCAGCGGCAGCGGGTGGCCATCGCCCTCGCCCTCGCCGCGGACCCGACCCTGCTCGTCGCCGACGAGCCCACCTCCGCCCTCGACGTGTCCGTCCAGGCGGACGTGCTGCCCCTGCTCACCGAGCTCGCCGGCGACCGCGCCCTCGTGCTGATCACCCACGACCTGGCGGTCGCCGCCCAGGTCTGCACCGACCTGGTGGTCCTCGGCTCCGGCCGCGTGCTCGCCGCCGGGCCGGTCGACGAGGTCCTCGCCCGCACCGACCAGCCCGAGGTGGTCGAGCTGCTGGCTGCCACCCACGCCTCCGCCCTGCCGCAGCGGTGCGCCCGGTGCGAGGTGGGGCCCGCGCTGGTCGAGGTGCCCGCATGA
- a CDS encoding ABC transporter permease subunit gives MGAHPVGRGVRRAGRGAALLLALRPLAVLVGSVAAVVLLAGCLPWLSGQDPAQTVLRARQVERVADPAALAAVRQELDLAGDPVTGALRWGARALRGDLGTSWVGGGPVAPAALRALGVSLTLAGLSALAALAIALVLVTPRILAAGSGDRRRRDVLTTVVASLAALPEAVVAVLLVVVVSLHLHLLPATGWTTAAHLVLPVATLAVCAVGVLTRVLALAVDDVAAEAWTRTWQANGARPLRTSLAVAHRAVAVVLPQVLLLLAGLVGAAVVVEDTFAIPGLGRLALNAALSQDIPMVQACAVVLVVTGLAVGAAGVLCHRAMTGPALGAGRGVVSGPRPEGRGRLGIAWWLAAGALLVLVLGGMTRQAAIEPAARHLRPSWAHPLGTDHVGRDVWARVGHGAVETIGLAVVLSAACLVVGLLVGLRSSGRGAGVTDVLNAVPSVFMGIVVAAVAGPGLPSACVAVCLVGWIPLAVHTRTLATEARASGFHQAALVAGAGRWWILRTHLLPVVLRPVLGHAVIRVPHLALALTGLSYLGLGAGHDSPEWGKLLADSVAHAERAPWVVAAPALGLVLLGLVATLALTPSRSVGPAGR, from the coding sequence GTGGGTGCGCATCCCGTCGGCCGCGGCGTCCGTCGCGCCGGCCGCGGCGCGGCGCTGCTCCTCGCGTTGCGTCCGCTCGCCGTGCTCGTCGGCTCGGTGGCCGCCGTCGTGCTGCTCGCCGGGTGCCTGCCCTGGCTGTCCGGACAGGACCCCGCCCAGACGGTGCTGCGGGCCCGTCAGGTCGAGCGGGTCGCGGACCCCGCGGCGCTGGCGGCGGTCCGGCAGGAGCTCGACCTGGCCGGTGACCCCGTCACCGGGGCCCTGCGCTGGGGAGCGCGGGCGCTGCGCGGCGACCTGGGCACCTCCTGGGTCGGCGGCGGCCCCGTCGCCCCCGCGGCCCTGCGGGCGCTCGGGGTGTCGCTCACGCTGGCGGGCCTGTCGGCGCTCGCCGCCCTGGCGATCGCGCTGGTCCTGGTGACGCCCCGCATCCTGGCGGCCGGGTCCGGCGACCGGCGGCGTCGGGACGTCCTCACCACCGTCGTCGCCTCGCTGGCCGCCCTGCCCGAGGCCGTCGTCGCGGTCCTGCTCGTCGTCGTGGTCTCCCTGCACCTGCACCTCCTGCCGGCCACGGGGTGGACCACGGCCGCGCACCTGGTCCTGCCCGTGGCCACCCTCGCCGTCTGCGCGGTCGGGGTGCTCACCCGGGTGCTGGCGCTCGCCGTCGACGACGTGGCGGCCGAGGCCTGGACCCGCACCTGGCAGGCCAACGGCGCCCGTCCCCTGCGGACCAGCCTGGCGGTGGCGCACCGGGCCGTCGCCGTGGTCCTGCCCCAGGTGCTGCTGCTGCTCGCCGGGCTGGTGGGGGCGGCGGTGGTGGTGGAGGACACCTTCGCCATACCGGGTCTGGGCCGGCTCGCGCTGAACGCTGCGCTGTCCCAGGACATCCCGATGGTGCAGGCGTGCGCGGTGGTGCTCGTGGTCACGGGCCTGGCGGTCGGTGCCGCCGGGGTGCTCTGCCACCGGGCCATGACCGGGCCCGCGCTCGGTGCCGGTCGGGGCGTGGTCTCCGGACCTCGCCCCGAGGGCAGGGGCCGGCTCGGCATCGCCTGGTGGCTCGCGGCGGGCGCCTTGCTGGTGCTGGTCCTCGGCGGTATGACGCGCCAGGCGGCGATCGAGCCGGCCGCCCGCCACCTGCGCCCGTCCTGGGCGCACCCGCTGGGCACCGACCACGTGGGCCGCGACGTGTGGGCCCGGGTCGGTCACGGGGCGGTGGAGACCATCGGCCTGGCCGTCGTCCTCAGCGCGGCGTGCCTCGTGGTGGGGCTGCTCGTGGGCCTGCGCTCCTCGGGCCGGGGCGCCGGTGTCACCGACGTGCTCAACGCCGTGCCCTCGGTCTTCATGGGCATCGTCGTCGCGGCCGTCGCCGGGCCGGGCCTGCCGAGCGCGTGCGTCGCCGTCTGCCTCGTCGGCTGGATCCCGCTGGCCGTGCACACTCGCACCCTGGCGACCGAGGCGCGGGCCTCGGGCTTCCACCAGGCGGCGCTGGTCGCGGGCGCCGGGCGGTGGTGGATCCTGCGCACCCACCTGCTGCCGGTGGTGCTGCGACCGGTGCTGGGGCACGCCGTGATCCGGGTCCCGCACCTCGCCCTCGCGCTGACCGGCCTGAGCTATCTCGGGCTCGGGGCGGGCCACGACTCGCCGGAGTGGGGCAAGCTGCTCGCCGACTCGGTGGCGCACGCCGAGCGGGCCCCCTGGGTGGTCGCGGCCCCGGCGCTCGGCCTCGTGCTGCTGGGCCTGGTGGCGACCCTGGCGCTCACGCCCTCCCGGTCCGTCGGCCCGGCGGGGCGCTGA
- a CDS encoding ABC transporter substrate-binding protein: MTHRRRRARTTLPIALAVLLAGGCMPGGSSAQDSSSGSAPRLRVALNFPPVAGLSPYSDDAVLLTRAGITESLVRFDKDGTPQPALAQSFSMVGDRTARFVLRKGVTFHDGTPMDAQAVAGALTRAISAKPAPETVSGRPLTVKAVGADTVEVTSARPDPVLVQRLGNPDLAILAPKAYAKDPNRPDPTGAGTGPFRLVGVTGASEAKADANPTYWGGRPRLAGLDIRFIGKADARTAALRDGQVDVIQNVPIAQIANVGADKVVSRPVPRTTGIHLNAAKGAFADPALRVAARAAIDPAAVATGVFEGQADPARGFFRGDTAWAQSRPAPTFPAAGAVNGQRITLATYTDRPELPEAATVVADQLRKAGFVVDAPVVKSYTLLERDIAAGTYDAVIGSRMYLSQAADPLSGLQSDFTCAGTFNQSHLCDRDLDALVAQGSSLPDVAARRTAALAAEARMLGTAAYVPLVHERVRIGRVAGVTGLSDDPLEWRMVTEQTALAR; this comes from the coding sequence ATGACCCATCGCCGGCGCCGCGCCCGCACCACCCTCCCCATCGCCCTCGCCGTGCTGCTCGCCGGCGGCTGCATGCCGGGGGGCAGCTCCGCCCAGGACTCCTCCTCCGGATCTGCGCCCCGGCTGCGGGTCGCGCTCAACTTCCCACCGGTCGCGGGGCTCTCGCCCTACAGCGACGACGCGGTGCTGCTCACCCGCGCGGGGATCACCGAGTCCCTCGTCCGCTTCGACAAGGACGGGACCCCGCAGCCGGCGCTGGCCCAGAGCTTCTCGATGGTGGGCGACCGGACCGCACGGTTCGTGCTGCGCAAGGGCGTGACCTTCCACGACGGCACCCCGATGGACGCCCAGGCCGTCGCGGGCGCCCTCACCCGGGCGATCTCGGCGAAGCCGGCGCCGGAGACCGTGAGCGGCCGCCCCCTCACGGTCAAGGCCGTCGGCGCCGACACGGTCGAGGTCACCTCCGCCCGTCCGGACCCGGTCCTGGTCCAGCGGCTGGGCAACCCGGACCTGGCCATCCTGGCGCCCAAGGCCTATGCCAAGGACCCCAACCGCCCTGACCCGACCGGAGCCGGCACCGGCCCCTTCCGGCTCGTCGGCGTGACCGGAGCGTCCGAGGCCAAGGCCGACGCCAACCCCACCTACTGGGGCGGCCGCCCGCGGCTGGCCGGCCTGGACATCAGGTTCATCGGCAAGGCCGACGCCCGGACCGCCGCCCTGCGCGACGGCCAGGTCGACGTGATCCAGAACGTCCCCATCGCCCAGATCGCCAACGTGGGAGCGGACAAGGTGGTCTCGCGACCGGTGCCCCGCACGACCGGCATCCACCTCAACGCCGCCAAGGGCGCCTTCGCCGACCCGGCGCTGCGGGTGGCGGCCCGGGCGGCCATCGACCCCGCCGCCGTCGCGACGGGCGTCTTCGAGGGCCAGGCCGACCCGGCCCGGGGCTTCTTCCGCGGCGACACGGCGTGGGCGCAGAGCCGCCCGGCGCCGACCTTCCCGGCCGCGGGCGCCGTGAACGGGCAGCGGATCACGCTGGCGACCTACACCGACCGGCCCGAGCTGCCCGAGGCCGCGACGGTGGTGGCCGACCAGCTGCGCAAGGCCGGGTTCGTCGTGGACGCCCCCGTGGTCAAGAGCTACACCCTGCTCGAGCGGGACATCGCGGCGGGCACCTACGACGCGGTGATCGGGTCCCGGATGTACCTCAGCCAGGCGGCCGACCCGCTGTCCGGGCTGCAGAGCGACTTCACCTGTGCCGGGACCTTCAACCAGTCCCACCTGTGCGACCGCGACCTGGACGCCCTCGTCGCCCAAGGGTCGTCGCTGCCCGACGTCGCCGCCCGACGCACGGCCGCCCTCGCCGCGGAGGCACGCATGCTCGGGACCGCGGCCTACGTCCCGCTGGTGCACGAGCGGGTGCGCATCGGGCGGGTCGCCGGCGTGACCGGCCTGAGCGATGACCCGCTCGAGTGGCGGATGGTCACCGAGCAGACCGCCCTGGCGCGCTGA
- the bioD gene encoding dethiobiotin synthase, giving the protein MSPAPIIVVTGTGTDVGKTITTAALVVGLREQRLRVVVVKPCQTGLQPGEDGDLAVVDRLVGGVETVELVRLPDPLAPDAAARHAGLDLPPVPVLASQVAQVARRDDVDLVLVEGAGGLLVRLDLAGGTVADLALCLQELGLKVGVVVVAAAGLGTLNHAALTAEALQLRGLDCLGFVIGSWPQDPGLAERLNVDDLPEVTGAPLLGRVPEGAGSWDPQTFQDRAGAWLPIL; this is encoded by the coding sequence ATGAGCCCCGCCCCGATCATCGTCGTCACCGGCACCGGCACCGACGTCGGCAAGACCATCACCACCGCGGCGCTCGTCGTCGGCCTGCGGGAGCAGCGGCTGCGCGTCGTCGTGGTCAAGCCCTGCCAGACCGGGCTGCAGCCGGGCGAGGACGGCGACCTGGCCGTCGTGGACCGGCTGGTCGGCGGCGTCGAGACCGTCGAGCTCGTCCGCCTGCCCGACCCGCTCGCTCCCGACGCCGCCGCCCGGCACGCGGGCCTGGACCTGCCGCCGGTGCCGGTGCTCGCCTCCCAGGTGGCCCAGGTCGCCCGCCGCGACGACGTGGACCTGGTGCTCGTGGAGGGCGCGGGCGGGCTGCTCGTCCGCCTCGACCTCGCCGGGGGAACCGTCGCCGACCTGGCGCTGTGCCTGCAGGAGCTCGGCCTCAAGGTCGGGGTGGTGGTCGTCGCCGCCGCCGGGCTCGGCACTCTCAACCACGCTGCGCTCACCGCCGAGGCGCTGCAGCTGCGCGGGCTGGACTGCCTCGGCTTCGTCATCGGCTCGTGGCCGCAGGACCCGGGGCTCGCCGAGCGGCTCAACGTCGACGACCTGCCCGAGGTGACCGGCGCCCCGCTGCTCGGCCGGGTCCCCGAGGGCGCCGGGTCGTGGGACCCGCAGACCTTCCAGGACCGGGCGGGAGCCTGGCTGCCGATCCTCTGA
- a CDS encoding MFS transporter, translating to MTALLAPEQSVRRPLWPQLPGPLRLLLLTQVAFNVGFYLVVPFLAAHLEHDLHLAGWLIGVVLGLRTFSQQGLFVLGGAIADQVGIKRSIVVGCAIRVVGFVLLGLASSLPGVIGGVLLVGLAAALFSPATESAIAAWAGDLERAGGPPRTEVLALETVCGQAGSVIGPVLGGVLLGVPFRTTCLVAAAIFVGILLAHVRHLPTGCRAGEPTRVGETLATLVRHRGFLAFAVLSSTALVSYAMLYLALPVELQRIGAPSSAITWFFVLAAVLTIALQVPVTRATGTWSIERRLVTGHALHALCFVPVALAAPWVPSGGMSAYAAPVLMVVLLHLGSMLTGPVVRDVVARTAHERRLGAYLGALASLGGLAVLVVSSAVGGLLDLARSPAPGAWIPWAVLAALPAASAAGMPAVLRRLPAATATDCLSCPSPSTPPLQETP from the coding sequence ATGACCGCCCTCCTCGCGCCGGAGCAGTCCGTGCGGCGGCCCCTGTGGCCGCAGCTGCCCGGGCCGCTGCGCCTGCTGCTGCTGACCCAGGTCGCCTTCAACGTCGGCTTCTACCTCGTCGTCCCCTTCCTGGCCGCGCACCTGGAGCACGACCTGCACCTGGCCGGGTGGCTGATCGGTGTGGTCCTCGGGCTGCGGACCTTCTCCCAGCAGGGGCTGTTCGTCCTGGGCGGCGCCATCGCCGACCAGGTCGGCATCAAGCGGTCCATCGTCGTGGGCTGCGCGATCCGGGTCGTGGGCTTCGTCCTCCTCGGCCTGGCGAGCTCCCTGCCGGGGGTGATCGGCGGCGTCCTGCTCGTGGGCCTGGCGGCTGCGCTGTTCTCCCCGGCCACCGAGTCCGCGATCGCCGCCTGGGCCGGTGACCTGGAGCGCGCCGGTGGCCCGCCCCGCACCGAGGTCCTCGCCCTGGAGACGGTCTGCGGCCAGGCCGGGTCGGTCATCGGCCCGGTGCTCGGCGGGGTGCTGCTCGGCGTGCCCTTCCGGACCACCTGCCTGGTCGCGGCGGCGATCTTCGTCGGGATCCTCCTGGCCCACGTGCGTCACCTGCCGACCGGCTGCCGGGCCGGGGAGCCGACCAGGGTCGGGGAGACGCTGGCGACGCTCGTGCGGCACCGCGGCTTCCTGGCCTTCGCGGTGCTCAGCTCCACCGCCCTGGTGTCCTACGCGATGCTCTACCTCGCGCTGCCCGTCGAGCTGCAGCGGATCGGGGCCCCCTCGTCGGCCATCACCTGGTTCTTCGTGCTCGCCGCCGTCCTGACCATCGCCCTGCAGGTCCCGGTGACCCGCGCGACCGGCACCTGGTCGATCGAACGCCGCCTGGTGACCGGGCACGCCCTGCACGCCCTGTGCTTCGTGCCCGTCGCCCTGGCCGCACCCTGGGTGCCGTCCGGCGGTATGTCGGCCTACGCCGCCCCGGTCCTCATGGTCGTGCTCCTGCACCTGGGCTCGATGCTGACCGGCCCGGTCGTGCGCGACGTCGTCGCCCGCACCGCCCACGAGCGCCGCCTCGGGGCCTATCTCGGGGCGCTCGCCTCCCTCGGTGGCCTCGCCGTCCTGGTCGTGAGCAGCGCCGTCGGGGGACTGCTCGACCTCGCCCGCTCGCCCGCCCCCGGCGCGTGGATCCCGTGGGCGGTGCTGGCCGCGCTCCCTGCGGCGTCGGCCGCCGGCATGCCCGCCGTGCTGCGCCGGCTGCCCGCCGCCACCGCGACGGACTGCCTCTCGTGCCCATCCCCGTCCACCCCACCCCTCCAGGAGACGCCATGA
- a CDS encoding ABC transporter ATP-binding protein codes for MTVAEPLLVADRLTRRYPAPSLAERLRGRGEVAALTDVSLQVHRGERLGVVGESGSGKTTLLRILLGLERPDTGTVTFDGRAVTAGTRMPWFRSRVQLVPQDPSTSLNPHLRVGDVVAEPLRCLDLHPSREPAYGPAPGRRPGRAGSEVREARAARVAQCLELAGLPAAMASRRPGELSGGERQRVAIARALAPRPEVVLADEAVSALDATVRWRVLQMLRETCELAGVALVLVSHDLGAVFHTCESVAVLDRGRLVEAGPVEEVFTAPAHLTTRRLVSAVPRQPRILEPR; via the coding sequence ATGACGGTGGCCGAGCCCCTTCTCGTCGCCGATCGCCTCACCCGCCGCTATCCCGCTCCCTCCCTGGCCGAACGCCTGCGCGGCCGGGGCGAGGTGGCCGCACTGACCGACGTCAGCCTGCAGGTGCACCGGGGCGAGCGGCTCGGTGTCGTGGGGGAGTCCGGCTCGGGCAAGACCACGCTGCTGCGGATCCTGCTCGGCCTGGAGCGACCCGACACCGGGACCGTGACCTTCGACGGGCGGGCGGTGACGGCCGGGACCCGGATGCCGTGGTTCCGCTCCCGGGTCCAGCTCGTGCCCCAGGACCCCTCCACCTCGCTCAACCCCCACCTGCGCGTGGGCGACGTGGTCGCCGAGCCACTGCGCTGCCTGGACCTGCATCCGAGCCGCGAGCCGGCCTACGGCCCAGCACCAGGACGCAGGCCGGGCCGCGCCGGCTCCGAGGTCCGCGAGGCCCGGGCGGCCCGGGTGGCGCAGTGCCTCGAGCTCGCCGGCCTGCCCGCGGCCATGGCGTCCCGCCGCCCGGGAGAGCTCTCCGGCGGGGAGCGGCAGCGGGTGGCCATCGCGCGGGCCCTCGCCCCCCGGCCCGAGGTCGTCCTCGCCGACGAGGCGGTGTCCGCCCTCGACGCCACCGTGCGCTGGCGGGTGCTGCAGATGCTGCGGGAGACCTGCGAGCTCGCGGGCGTGGCGCTGGTGCTCGTCTCCCACGACCTCGGGGCGGTCTTCCACACCTGCGAGTCGGTCGCGGTGCTCGACCGGGGCCGACTCGTGGAGGCGGGACCCGTCGAGGAGGTCTTCACCGCCCCTGCGCACCTCACCACCCGGCGGCTGGTGAGCGCCGTCCCTCGCCAGCCCCGGATCCTGGAGCCGCGATGA
- a CDS encoding adenosylmethionine--8-amino-7-oxononanoate transaminase — MNTVQEGSTAELLAWDGEHLWHPYSTFPATGDPWLVRSARGVRLTLEVDGAQREVVDAMSSWWCAVHGYAVPELDAAAREQLGRMSHVMFGGLTHEPAIRLGRRLVELAPRLPGAVGSPLQHVFLADSGSVSVEVALKMAWQHHVALGRPRRRMFTVRGGYHGDTFAPMSVCDPVGGMHALFTGVLPEQVFAPRPPAGLDRDGSDPETAAWEREVRALYAEHADEVAAVVVEPLLQGAGGMHVWSPYAVQVLASLARESGALLVLDEIATGFGRTGTLWAADRCGVVPDIMTVGKALTGGYLTLAATLCTREVAETVSGGTAGALMHGPTFMGNPLACAIALASLDLLQSRGWVQDVARIEAGLARGLAPARELPHVADVRVLGAVGVIQLDEPVQVREVTRAALDRGVWVRPFRDLVYTMPPYACTDEDVTTICQALVGAVKECHP; from the coding sequence ATGAACACCGTTCAGGAGGGGTCGACCGCCGAGCTGCTCGCCTGGGACGGGGAGCACCTGTGGCATCCCTACTCCACCTTCCCCGCGACCGGGGACCCCTGGCTCGTGCGCTCCGCCCGCGGCGTGCGGCTCACCCTCGAGGTCGACGGCGCGCAGCGGGAGGTCGTCGACGCGATGTCGTCCTGGTGGTGCGCGGTGCACGGGTATGCCGTGCCCGAGCTGGACGCGGCCGCGCGCGAGCAGCTCGGCCGGATGTCCCACGTGATGTTCGGCGGGCTCACCCACGAGCCGGCGATCCGGCTGGGGCGCCGCCTGGTCGAGCTGGCCCCCCGGCTCCCCGGCGCGGTCGGGTCCCCGCTGCAGCACGTCTTCCTCGCCGACTCCGGGTCGGTCTCGGTCGAGGTGGCGCTCAAGATGGCCTGGCAGCACCACGTGGCGCTGGGACGGCCGCGACGGCGCATGTTCACGGTGCGCGGCGGCTACCACGGCGACACCTTCGCCCCGATGTCGGTGTGCGACCCGGTCGGCGGGATGCACGCGCTGTTCACCGGGGTGCTGCCGGAGCAGGTCTTCGCCCCCCGCCCGCCCGCCGGTCTGGACCGCGACGGGTCCGACCCCGAGACGGCGGCCTGGGAGCGCGAGGTGCGGGCGCTGTATGCCGAGCACGCCGACGAGGTCGCCGCGGTCGTGGTGGAGCCGCTGCTGCAGGGAGCAGGCGGGATGCACGTCTGGTCGCCGTACGCCGTGCAGGTGCTGGCCTCCCTGGCCCGGGAGTCGGGCGCGCTGCTGGTGCTCGACGAGATCGCGACCGGCTTCGGGCGCACCGGGACGCTGTGGGCCGCCGACCGCTGCGGCGTGGTGCCGGACATCATGACCGTCGGCAAGGCGCTCACCGGCGGCTACCTCACGCTGGCCGCCACCTTGTGCACCCGCGAGGTCGCCGAGACCGTGAGCGGCGGGACGGCCGGGGCTCTGATGCACGGCCCGACCTTCATGGGCAACCCGCTGGCCTGCGCGATCGCGCTGGCCTCGCTGGACCTGCTGCAGTCGCGGGGCTGGGTGCAGGACGTCGCCCGCATCGAGGCCGGGCTCGCGAGGGGGCTCGCGCCGGCGCGCGAGCTGCCGCACGTGGCCGACGTGCGGGTGCTGGGCGCCGTCGGGGTGATCCAGCTGGACGAGCCGGTGCAGGTGCGCGAGGTGACCCGGGCTGCGCTGGACCGGGGAGTGTGGGTGCGGCCCTTCCGCGACCTCGTCTACACGATGCCGCCGTACGCCTGCACCGACGAGGACGTCACCACCATCTGCCAGGCCCTCGTGGGGGCCGTGAAGGAGTGTCACCCATGA